In one window of Mytilus galloprovincialis chromosome 6, xbMytGall1.hap1.1, whole genome shotgun sequence DNA:
- the LOC143078226 gene encoding pulmonary surfactant-associated protein A-like, which produces MASLDFTLINDFCVARGGKLAAVTSQEMNDYFTDFLADRPHYRVCIAGRKQPNGSWELHDGTAMSYFNWYPGQPEGPNDKCIVMKDVSHGNKWADRQCLLTITPSRNIHNCSFVCEY; this is translated from the exons ATGGCTTCTCTAGATTTCACTCTAATCAACGACTTCTGTGTTGCGAGAGGCGGAAAACTTGCTGCTGTAACTTCTCAAGAAATGAATGATTATTTCACGGACTTTTTAG CTGACAGACCACACTACAGGGTATGTATAGCAGGTAGAAAGCAACCAAACGGGAGTTGGGAATTACATGATGGTACTGCTATGTCATATTTCAACTGGTACCCTGGACAACCAGAAGGTCCGAATGACAAGTGTATTGTTATGAAAGATGTATCACACGGGAATAAATGGGCTGATCGTCAATGTTTATTAACAATAACTCCATCTCGAAATATACATAACTGTTCATTTGTTTGTGAATACTAA